A stretch of the Ciona intestinalis unplaced genomic scaffold, KH HT000111.2, whole genome shotgun sequence genome encodes the following:
- the LOC100176140 gene encoding KN motif and ankyrin repeat domain-containing protein 1-like isoform X1, protein MEFRKLKGLWKNGGTKPETPIFHENCTLTSHAEKTNSNTNNSNSNRNMQDKASTNRLESLEEIRPEVTAEGYGLRTPYGTHLNLDFVKYCEELMSGQSFKRTSSFRRPRSRTASQASGQQQVHYNTRLAGGPSNESLDSLASEGTCEGNRQGVRADKTLMETRRRLEAFRSFRSKRTKAFGEEPGLPPHNYAVRNGVSSQTLHNMRRGSGSPANSSGSLTPNTIASGNGQITSHHLQVVREQMATALSRLRDLEEQVKTIPVLQVKISVLQQEKKHLLDELKEAENKVERLKSPLDDLDHNKLSPRKSLLSTSSGFSSSSSQSSISSPRSPPPTSPGLPRSLVVETKLDLRGPPLPPKRKYRSIAVGDSMPYQDIVCYSKSNLITHEVESDCQILRQTSPPETVDFSGLVEPCLIDAEFGVFPPPPKEYKDCGSETNSIETINSYSQTKNELNTSATQTISPLTRTIGTGEHAFNAMVDKSCGGSAVEKRDIGVEASVLQNTKLTSTVGLILTNDFASGNHVESSTVGTSTPRVTRSDIATSCEGLLKTVDIGVSAGAKLTDQCIGTQPTSTSDVAVSCELPTHPTVEVRTLATNTDAGNGRWCVYNDMKDVACGNERVCIPNASVAVGTELQTCDQCTDTHVATRTTSTIADIRKPSTDAVQQTADVATYNSSTDCDDIIPIVTSSTTNTQCVTTQNVSTQYLTDKVDEATSTDDLVKQKHSTQIDDYVDKVQSLLEEQQSLLAENYEGFNDVINKEEKTEEKKVSRFINPAFAQKDNLVVEEKLKEQTSAAISASFHYMQSTPETDESSEEEDDEEDGYIPLHEPSIVDPADLKSILKTPDTPVGEKKFLRFAEGVKSDDSSSEEDYSSSDEEEEQSTSADETKEELKELMREIEKENDVKVKEEDMKNMVCDVGKEVVDQHKENSKKEEISLVAAMAKTVKTSVIEERIVGDGAEDEVFQDENKKYQFTSELLDACDILEMHMRVPKSVNHSQLENATSTVQQEWFRVAAQPNSNVKTLDDFVTDLADTSLPVLRKVVNMTDNSGNTVLHYAISHNNMRIVETLLRIEELDVNKLNHAGYTAAMLGSLCHVESEADMKIFKQLFEKSNINTHAKEAGQTALMLAVSHGRYKTTKLLIDCGAEVNARDNDGSTPLMCAVEHGQIEIVKLLLNHPMCDAAAKDSDGSTAMNIAMDAGHREIAILLYAQLNFKPNSRSRPRVDGAKQKSSPVHRKTKS, encoded by the exons ATGGAGTTCAGAAAATTAAAGGGATTATGGAAAAACGGAGGAACAAAACCTGAAACTCCGATATTTCATGAAAACTGTACATTAACAAGCCATGCTGAGAAAACGAACAGCAACACCAACAATAGCAACAGCAACCGAAACATGCAGGATAAAG CATCAACCAACCGACTCGAGTCTTTAGAAGAAATACGACCTGAGGTCACGGCTGAGGGCTATGGTTTACGAACACCTTACGGAACTCATCTGAATTTAGACTTTGTCAAATACTGCGAAGAACTCA TGTCAGGACAGTCGTTCAAGCGTACGTCATCATTTCGTCGTCCTCGGTCACGCACCGCTTCACAAGCATCCGGACAGCAACAAGTACACTATAACACAAG GTTAGCTGGTGGCCCTTCTAATGAAAGCCTCGATTCTTTGGCTAGCGAGGGAACTTGTGAAGGGAACAGGCAGGGTGTACGTGCTGACAAAACATTGATGGAAACGAGAAGACGGCTTGAGGCGTTTCG GTCGTTTCGATCAAAGCGGACAAAGGCATTTGGCGAAGAACCGGGCTTACCGCCACACAACTATGCAGTGAGGAACGGAGTGTCCAGTCAAACATTGCATAACATG CGTCGAGGTAGCGGAAGCCCTGCAAATTCAAGTGGAAGTCTTACACCGAACACAATCGCAAGCGGTAATGGTCAGATAACGTCTCATCATTTACAAGTAGTTAGGGAACAAATGGCCACAGCTCTTTCTCGTTTACGTGATCTAGAAGAACAG GTTAAAACGATTCCGGTTCTGCAAGTTAAGATCTCAGTTTTACAACAAGAGAAGAAACATCTTCTTGACGAATTAAAAGAAGCTGAAAATAAGGTTGAACGATTAAAATCACCGCTTGATGATTTAG ATCACAATAAACTGTCTCCACGGAAGTCCTTGCTCTCAACATCCAGCGGATTTTCTTCTTCATCTTCCCAGTCCTCCATCAGTTCTCCAAGAAGTCCTCCCCCTACATCTCCAGGACTTCCCAGATCTTTAGTTGTTGAAACAAAACTCGACTTACGAGGTCCACCGCTGCCACCGAAACGTAAATATAGATCGATCGCTGTCGGAGACTCAATGCCTTACCAGGACATCGTGTGTTACTCAAAGTCAAACTTAATCACTCACGAAGTAGAGTCTGATTGTCAGATTTTAAGACAAACGTCGCCACCGGAAACCGTTGATTTCTCGGGGCTGGTCGAGCCTTGTTTAATCGACGCCGAATTCGGTGTTTTTCCCCCACCACCAAAGGAATATAAGGATTGCGGTTCAGAGACGAATTCTATTGAGACTATTAACTCTTACTCACAAACAAAGAACGAATTAAATACATCTGCTACTCAAACTATATCTCCGCTCACTCGAACCATTGGCACTGGAGAACACGCCTTCAATGCT ATGGTGGATAAGTCATGCGGAGGGAGTGCCGTTGAAAAAAGAGACATCGGCGTAGAAGCGTCAGTTTTGCAAAACACCAAGTTAACATCAACCGTCGGTCTAATTCTAACGAACGATTTTGCTTCTGGGAACCATGTCGAGTCGTCAACAGTCGGTACATCTACTCCTCGTGTTACTAGATCAGACATCGCTACTTCATGTGAAGGACTCTTGAAAACCGTGGACATAGGTGTATCTGCTGGTGCTAAATTGACTGACCAATGTATTGGCACGCAACCAACCTCGACCAGCGACGTGGCCGTAAGTTGCGAGTTGCCGACACATCCTACAGTTGAAGTAAGAACTCTTGCAACAAATACCGATGCTGGCAACGGTAGATGGTGTGTATATAATGATATGAAAGACGTGGCCTGTGGAAACGAACGCGTTTGCATACCTAATGCTTCGGTTGCGGTGGGAACTGAACTCCAAACATGCGACCAGTGTACTGATACACATGTCGCTACTCGTACAACATCTACCATCGCTGATATTCGAAAACCAAGCACTGACGCAGTTCAGCAAACCGCAGACGTAGCTACGTACAACTCGTCGACGGATTGTGACGACATAATcccgattgtgacgtcatctacAACGAACACGCAGTGCGTCACTACGCAAAACGTTTCTACGCAATATCTCACTGACAAAGTTGACGAAGCTACATCGACTGACGATCTAGTTAAACAGAAACATTCAACACAAATCGACGATTATGTTGATAAG GTCCAGTCTCTCCTGGAAGAACAACAAAGTTTGCTCGCTGAGAACTACGAAGGATTTAATGATGTTATTAACAAAGAGGAAAAAACGGAAGAAAAGAAAGTTTCACGTTTCATAAATCCTGCATTTGCACAAAAAGACAATTTGGTTGTTGaagaaaagttaaaagaacaaacatcTGCAGCAATTTCAGCTTCATTCCATTACATGCAATCCACCCCTGAGACAGATGAATCGAGTGAGGAAGAAGATGATGAAGAAGACGGTTACATCCCATTACATGAACCATCTATAG TTGACCCTGCAGACTTGAAGTCAATTTTAAAGACGCCTGACACCCCTGTTGGTGAGAAGAAGTTTTTAAGATTTGCTGAAGGAGTGAAAAGTGATGA CTCCTCCAGTGAGGAGGACTATTCTTCATCTGACGAGGAAGAGGAGCAATCTACAAGTGCAGATGAAACCAAGGAAGAACTTAAAGAGTTGATGAGGGAGATTGAGAAGGAAAATGATGTTAAAGTAAAAGAGGAAGACATGAAAAACATGGTTTGTGATGTTGGTAAAGAAGTTGTGGATCAACATAAAGAAAATTCTAAAAAGGAAGAAATTAGTTTG GTTGCTGCGATGGctaaaactgttaaaacttCCGTAATTGAAGAAAGGATTGTTGGAGACGGGGCAGAAGATGAAGTGTTTCAAGacgaaaataaaaa gTATCAGTTTACAAGTGAACTATTAGATGCTTGTGACATTCTTGAGATGCATATGCGTGTTCCAAAATCAGTGAACCACTCTCAATTG GAAAATGCCACCAGCACCGTACAACAAGAATGGTTTCGAGTGGCAGCCCAACCTAATTCCAATGTAAAAACCTTGGATGATTTTGTTACTGATCTTGCGGATACCTCACTACCTGTTCTGCGCAAGGTCGTCAACATGACAGATAACAGT GGCAACACCGTTCTACATTATGCGATATCCCATAATAATATGAGAATAGTTGAAACACTGCTCAGGATAGAGGAATTGGACGTAAATAAACTGAACCATGCCGGTTACACGGCTGCAATGCTGGGTTCTTTATGTCATGTAGAAAGCGAGGCAGacatgaaaatttttaaacaactttttgag aaATCAAACATAAACACTCACGCAAAAGAAGCTGGACAGACTGCTCTCATGTTGGCAGTGAGTCATGGGCGATACAAGACCACAAAACTTCTAATTGATTGTGGGGCAGAAGTTAATGCACGAGATAATGATGGTTCTACTCCATTAATGTGCGCAGTTGAGCATGGGCAAATTGAGATAGTCAAACTGTTACTCAATCATCCTATGTGTGATGCTGCAGCAAAAGATtct GATGGCAGCACAGCAATGAACATAGCAATGGATGCTGGTCATCGGGAAATTGCAATTCTCCTGTATGCTCAACTCAACTTTAAACCCAACTCG CGCTCAAGACCAAGGGTTGACGGGGCAAAACAGAAGTCAAG TCCAGTTCATCGAAAAACGAAATCATAA
- the LOC100176140 gene encoding KN motif and ankyrin repeat domain-containing protein 1-like isoform X2 produces the protein MEFRKLKGLWKNGGTKPETPIFHENCTLTSHAEKTNSNTNNSNSNRNMQDKASTNRLESLEEIRPEVTAEGYGLRTPYGTHLNLDFVKYCEELMSGQSFKRTSSFRRPRSRTASQASGQQQVHYNTRLAGGPSNESLDSLASEGTCEGNRQGVRADKTLMETRRRLEAFRSFRSKRTKAFGEEPGLPPHNYAVRNGVSSQTLHNMRRGSGSPANSSGSLTPNTIASGNGQITSHHLQVVREQMATALSRLRDLEEQVKTIPVLQVKISVLQQEKKHLLDELKEAENKVERLKSPLDDLDHNKLSPRKSLLSTSSGFSSSSSQSSISSPRSPPPTSPGLPRSLVVETKLDLRGPPLPPKRKYRSIAVGDSMPYQDIVCYSKSNLITHEVESDCQILRQTSPPETVDFSGLVEPCLIDAEFGVFPPPPKEYKDCGSETNSIETINSYSQTKNELNTSATQTISPLTRTIGTGEHAFNAMVDKSCGGSAVEKRDIGVEASVLQNTKLTSTVGLILTNDFASGNHVESSTVGTSTPRVTRSDIATSCEGLLKTVDIGVSAGAKLTDQCIGTQPTSTSDVAVSCELPTHPTVEVRTLATNTDAGNGRWCVYNDMKDVACGNERVCIPNASVAVGTELQTCDQCTDTHVATRTTSTIADIRKPSTDAVQQTADVATYNSSTDCDDIIPIVTSSTTNTQCVTTQNVSTQYLTDKVDEATSTDDLVKQKHSTQIDDYVDKVQSLLEEQQSLLAENYEGFNDVINKEEKTEEKKVSRFINPAFAQKDNLVVEEKLKEQTSAAISASFHYMQSTPETDESSEEEDDEEDGYIPLHEPSIVDPADLKSILKTPDTPVGEKKFLRFAEGVKSDDSSSEEDYSSSDEEEEQSTSADETKEELKELMREIEKENDVKVKEEDMKNMVCDVGKEVVDQHKENSKKEEISLVAAMAKTVKTSVIEERIVGDGAEDEVFQDENKKYQFTSELLDACDILEMHMRVPKSVNHSQLENATSTVQQEWFRVAAQPNSNVKTLDDFVTDLADTSLPVLRKVVNMTDNSGNTVLHYAISHNNMRIVETLLRIEELDVNKLNHAGYTAAMLGSLCHVESEADMKIFKQLFEKSNINTHAKEAGQTALMLAVSHGRYKTTKLLIDCGAEVNARDNDGSTPLMCAVEHGQIEIVKLLLNHPMCDAAAKDSDGSTAMNIAMDAGHREIAILLYAQLNFKPNSSSSSKNEIIKL, from the exons ATGGAGTTCAGAAAATTAAAGGGATTATGGAAAAACGGAGGAACAAAACCTGAAACTCCGATATTTCATGAAAACTGTACATTAACAAGCCATGCTGAGAAAACGAACAGCAACACCAACAATAGCAACAGCAACCGAAACATGCAGGATAAAG CATCAACCAACCGACTCGAGTCTTTAGAAGAAATACGACCTGAGGTCACGGCTGAGGGCTATGGTTTACGAACACCTTACGGAACTCATCTGAATTTAGACTTTGTCAAATACTGCGAAGAACTCA TGTCAGGACAGTCGTTCAAGCGTACGTCATCATTTCGTCGTCCTCGGTCACGCACCGCTTCACAAGCATCCGGACAGCAACAAGTACACTATAACACAAG GTTAGCTGGTGGCCCTTCTAATGAAAGCCTCGATTCTTTGGCTAGCGAGGGAACTTGTGAAGGGAACAGGCAGGGTGTACGTGCTGACAAAACATTGATGGAAACGAGAAGACGGCTTGAGGCGTTTCG GTCGTTTCGATCAAAGCGGACAAAGGCATTTGGCGAAGAACCGGGCTTACCGCCACACAACTATGCAGTGAGGAACGGAGTGTCCAGTCAAACATTGCATAACATG CGTCGAGGTAGCGGAAGCCCTGCAAATTCAAGTGGAAGTCTTACACCGAACACAATCGCAAGCGGTAATGGTCAGATAACGTCTCATCATTTACAAGTAGTTAGGGAACAAATGGCCACAGCTCTTTCTCGTTTACGTGATCTAGAAGAACAG GTTAAAACGATTCCGGTTCTGCAAGTTAAGATCTCAGTTTTACAACAAGAGAAGAAACATCTTCTTGACGAATTAAAAGAAGCTGAAAATAAGGTTGAACGATTAAAATCACCGCTTGATGATTTAG ATCACAATAAACTGTCTCCACGGAAGTCCTTGCTCTCAACATCCAGCGGATTTTCTTCTTCATCTTCCCAGTCCTCCATCAGTTCTCCAAGAAGTCCTCCCCCTACATCTCCAGGACTTCCCAGATCTTTAGTTGTTGAAACAAAACTCGACTTACGAGGTCCACCGCTGCCACCGAAACGTAAATATAGATCGATCGCTGTCGGAGACTCAATGCCTTACCAGGACATCGTGTGTTACTCAAAGTCAAACTTAATCACTCACGAAGTAGAGTCTGATTGTCAGATTTTAAGACAAACGTCGCCACCGGAAACCGTTGATTTCTCGGGGCTGGTCGAGCCTTGTTTAATCGACGCCGAATTCGGTGTTTTTCCCCCACCACCAAAGGAATATAAGGATTGCGGTTCAGAGACGAATTCTATTGAGACTATTAACTCTTACTCACAAACAAAGAACGAATTAAATACATCTGCTACTCAAACTATATCTCCGCTCACTCGAACCATTGGCACTGGAGAACACGCCTTCAATGCT ATGGTGGATAAGTCATGCGGAGGGAGTGCCGTTGAAAAAAGAGACATCGGCGTAGAAGCGTCAGTTTTGCAAAACACCAAGTTAACATCAACCGTCGGTCTAATTCTAACGAACGATTTTGCTTCTGGGAACCATGTCGAGTCGTCAACAGTCGGTACATCTACTCCTCGTGTTACTAGATCAGACATCGCTACTTCATGTGAAGGACTCTTGAAAACCGTGGACATAGGTGTATCTGCTGGTGCTAAATTGACTGACCAATGTATTGGCACGCAACCAACCTCGACCAGCGACGTGGCCGTAAGTTGCGAGTTGCCGACACATCCTACAGTTGAAGTAAGAACTCTTGCAACAAATACCGATGCTGGCAACGGTAGATGGTGTGTATATAATGATATGAAAGACGTGGCCTGTGGAAACGAACGCGTTTGCATACCTAATGCTTCGGTTGCGGTGGGAACTGAACTCCAAACATGCGACCAGTGTACTGATACACATGTCGCTACTCGTACAACATCTACCATCGCTGATATTCGAAAACCAAGCACTGACGCAGTTCAGCAAACCGCAGACGTAGCTACGTACAACTCGTCGACGGATTGTGACGACATAATcccgattgtgacgtcatctacAACGAACACGCAGTGCGTCACTACGCAAAACGTTTCTACGCAATATCTCACTGACAAAGTTGACGAAGCTACATCGACTGACGATCTAGTTAAACAGAAACATTCAACACAAATCGACGATTATGTTGATAAG GTCCAGTCTCTCCTGGAAGAACAACAAAGTTTGCTCGCTGAGAACTACGAAGGATTTAATGATGTTATTAACAAAGAGGAAAAAACGGAAGAAAAGAAAGTTTCACGTTTCATAAATCCTGCATTTGCACAAAAAGACAATTTGGTTGTTGaagaaaagttaaaagaacaaacatcTGCAGCAATTTCAGCTTCATTCCATTACATGCAATCCACCCCTGAGACAGATGAATCGAGTGAGGAAGAAGATGATGAAGAAGACGGTTACATCCCATTACATGAACCATCTATAG TTGACCCTGCAGACTTGAAGTCAATTTTAAAGACGCCTGACACCCCTGTTGGTGAGAAGAAGTTTTTAAGATTTGCTGAAGGAGTGAAAAGTGATGA CTCCTCCAGTGAGGAGGACTATTCTTCATCTGACGAGGAAGAGGAGCAATCTACAAGTGCAGATGAAACCAAGGAAGAACTTAAAGAGTTGATGAGGGAGATTGAGAAGGAAAATGATGTTAAAGTAAAAGAGGAAGACATGAAAAACATGGTTTGTGATGTTGGTAAAGAAGTTGTGGATCAACATAAAGAAAATTCTAAAAAGGAAGAAATTAGTTTG GTTGCTGCGATGGctaaaactgttaaaacttCCGTAATTGAAGAAAGGATTGTTGGAGACGGGGCAGAAGATGAAGTGTTTCAAGacgaaaataaaaa gTATCAGTTTACAAGTGAACTATTAGATGCTTGTGACATTCTTGAGATGCATATGCGTGTTCCAAAATCAGTGAACCACTCTCAATTG GAAAATGCCACCAGCACCGTACAACAAGAATGGTTTCGAGTGGCAGCCCAACCTAATTCCAATGTAAAAACCTTGGATGATTTTGTTACTGATCTTGCGGATACCTCACTACCTGTTCTGCGCAAGGTCGTCAACATGACAGATAACAGT GGCAACACCGTTCTACATTATGCGATATCCCATAATAATATGAGAATAGTTGAAACACTGCTCAGGATAGAGGAATTGGACGTAAATAAACTGAACCATGCCGGTTACACGGCTGCAATGCTGGGTTCTTTATGTCATGTAGAAAGCGAGGCAGacatgaaaatttttaaacaactttttgag aaATCAAACATAAACACTCACGCAAAAGAAGCTGGACAGACTGCTCTCATGTTGGCAGTGAGTCATGGGCGATACAAGACCACAAAACTTCTAATTGATTGTGGGGCAGAAGTTAATGCACGAGATAATGATGGTTCTACTCCATTAATGTGCGCAGTTGAGCATGGGCAAATTGAGATAGTCAAACTGTTACTCAATCATCCTATGTGTGATGCTGCAGCAAAAGATtct GATGGCAGCACAGCAATGAACATAGCAATGGATGCTGGTCATCGGGAAATTGCAATTCTCCTGTATGCTCAACTCAACTTTAAACCCAACTCG TCCAGTTCATCGAAAAACGAAATCATAAAACTATGA
- the LOC100176140 gene encoding KN motif and ankyrin repeat domain-containing protein 1-like isoform X3 yields the protein MPCWSFRSKRTKAFGEEPGLPPHNYAVRNGVSSQTLHNMRRGSGSPANSSGSLTPNTIASGNGQITSHHLQVVREQMATALSRLRDLEEQVKTIPVLQVKISVLQQEKKHLLDELKEAENKVERLKSPLDDLDHNKLSPRKSLLSTSSGFSSSSSQSSISSPRSPPPTSPGLPRSLVVETKLDLRGPPLPPKRKYRSIAVGDSMPYQDIVCYSKSNLITHEVESDCQILRQTSPPETVDFSGLVEPCLIDAEFGVFPPPPKEYKDCGSETNSIETINSYSQTKNELNTSATQTISPLTRTIGTGEHAFNAMVDKSCGGSAVEKRDIGVEASVLQNTKLTSTVGLILTNDFASGNHVESSTVGTSTPRVTRSDIATSCEGLLKTVDIGVSAGAKLTDQCIGTQPTSTSDVAVSCELPTHPTVEVRTLATNTDAGNGRWCVYNDMKDVACGNERVCIPNASVAVGTELQTCDQCTDTHVATRTTSTIADIRKPSTDAVQQTADVATYNSSTDCDDIIPIVTSSTTNTQCVTTQNVSTQYLTDKVDEATSTDDLVKQKHSTQIDDYVDKVQSLLEEQQSLLAENYEGFNDVINKEEKTEEKKVSRFINPAFAQKDNLVVEEKLKEQTSAAISASFHYMQSTPETDESSEEEDDEEDGYIPLHEPSIVDPADLKSILKTPDTPVGEKKFLRFAEGVKSDDSSSEEDYSSSDEEEEQSTSADETKEELKELMREIEKENDVKVKEEDMKNMVCDVGKEVVDQHKENSKKEEISLVAAMAKTVKTSVIEERIVGDGAEDEVFQDENKKYQFTSELLDACDILEMHMRVPKSVNHSQLENATSTVQQEWFRVAAQPNSNVKTLDDFVTDLADTSLPVLRKVVNMTDNSGNTVLHYAISHNNMRIVETLLRIEELDVNKLNHAGYTAAMLGSLCHVESEADMKIFKQLFEKSNINTHAKEAGQTALMLAVSHGRYKTTKLLIDCGAEVNARDNDGSTPLMCAVEHGQIEIVKLLLNHPMCDAAAKDSDGSTAMNIAMDAGHREIAILLYAQLNFKPNSRSRPRVDGAKQKSSPVHRKTKS from the exons ATGCCTTGCTG GTCGTTTCGATCAAAGCGGACAAAGGCATTTGGCGAAGAACCGGGCTTACCGCCACACAACTATGCAGTGAGGAACGGAGTGTCCAGTCAAACATTGCATAACATG CGTCGAGGTAGCGGAAGCCCTGCAAATTCAAGTGGAAGTCTTACACCGAACACAATCGCAAGCGGTAATGGTCAGATAACGTCTCATCATTTACAAGTAGTTAGGGAACAAATGGCCACAGCTCTTTCTCGTTTACGTGATCTAGAAGAACAG GTTAAAACGATTCCGGTTCTGCAAGTTAAGATCTCAGTTTTACAACAAGAGAAGAAACATCTTCTTGACGAATTAAAAGAAGCTGAAAATAAGGTTGAACGATTAAAATCACCGCTTGATGATTTAG ATCACAATAAACTGTCTCCACGGAAGTCCTTGCTCTCAACATCCAGCGGATTTTCTTCTTCATCTTCCCAGTCCTCCATCAGTTCTCCAAGAAGTCCTCCCCCTACATCTCCAGGACTTCCCAGATCTTTAGTTGTTGAAACAAAACTCGACTTACGAGGTCCACCGCTGCCACCGAAACGTAAATATAGATCGATCGCTGTCGGAGACTCAATGCCTTACCAGGACATCGTGTGTTACTCAAAGTCAAACTTAATCACTCACGAAGTAGAGTCTGATTGTCAGATTTTAAGACAAACGTCGCCACCGGAAACCGTTGATTTCTCGGGGCTGGTCGAGCCTTGTTTAATCGACGCCGAATTCGGTGTTTTTCCCCCACCACCAAAGGAATATAAGGATTGCGGTTCAGAGACGAATTCTATTGAGACTATTAACTCTTACTCACAAACAAAGAACGAATTAAATACATCTGCTACTCAAACTATATCTCCGCTCACTCGAACCATTGGCACTGGAGAACACGCCTTCAATGCT ATGGTGGATAAGTCATGCGGAGGGAGTGCCGTTGAAAAAAGAGACATCGGCGTAGAAGCGTCAGTTTTGCAAAACACCAAGTTAACATCAACCGTCGGTCTAATTCTAACGAACGATTTTGCTTCTGGGAACCATGTCGAGTCGTCAACAGTCGGTACATCTACTCCTCGTGTTACTAGATCAGACATCGCTACTTCATGTGAAGGACTCTTGAAAACCGTGGACATAGGTGTATCTGCTGGTGCTAAATTGACTGACCAATGTATTGGCACGCAACCAACCTCGACCAGCGACGTGGCCGTAAGTTGCGAGTTGCCGACACATCCTACAGTTGAAGTAAGAACTCTTGCAACAAATACCGATGCTGGCAACGGTAGATGGTGTGTATATAATGATATGAAAGACGTGGCCTGTGGAAACGAACGCGTTTGCATACCTAATGCTTCGGTTGCGGTGGGAACTGAACTCCAAACATGCGACCAGTGTACTGATACACATGTCGCTACTCGTACAACATCTACCATCGCTGATATTCGAAAACCAAGCACTGACGCAGTTCAGCAAACCGCAGACGTAGCTACGTACAACTCGTCGACGGATTGTGACGACATAATcccgattgtgacgtcatctacAACGAACACGCAGTGCGTCACTACGCAAAACGTTTCTACGCAATATCTCACTGACAAAGTTGACGAAGCTACATCGACTGACGATCTAGTTAAACAGAAACATTCAACACAAATCGACGATTATGTTGATAAG GTCCAGTCTCTCCTGGAAGAACAACAAAGTTTGCTCGCTGAGAACTACGAAGGATTTAATGATGTTATTAACAAAGAGGAAAAAACGGAAGAAAAGAAAGTTTCACGTTTCATAAATCCTGCATTTGCACAAAAAGACAATTTGGTTGTTGaagaaaagttaaaagaacaaacatcTGCAGCAATTTCAGCTTCATTCCATTACATGCAATCCACCCCTGAGACAGATGAATCGAGTGAGGAAGAAGATGATGAAGAAGACGGTTACATCCCATTACATGAACCATCTATAG TTGACCCTGCAGACTTGAAGTCAATTTTAAAGACGCCTGACACCCCTGTTGGTGAGAAGAAGTTTTTAAGATTTGCTGAAGGAGTGAAAAGTGATGA CTCCTCCAGTGAGGAGGACTATTCTTCATCTGACGAGGAAGAGGAGCAATCTACAAGTGCAGATGAAACCAAGGAAGAACTTAAAGAGTTGATGAGGGAGATTGAGAAGGAAAATGATGTTAAAGTAAAAGAGGAAGACATGAAAAACATGGTTTGTGATGTTGGTAAAGAAGTTGTGGATCAACATAAAGAAAATTCTAAAAAGGAAGAAATTAGTTTG GTTGCTGCGATGGctaaaactgttaaaacttCCGTAATTGAAGAAAGGATTGTTGGAGACGGGGCAGAAGATGAAGTGTTTCAAGacgaaaataaaaa gTATCAGTTTACAAGTGAACTATTAGATGCTTGTGACATTCTTGAGATGCATATGCGTGTTCCAAAATCAGTGAACCACTCTCAATTG GAAAATGCCACCAGCACCGTACAACAAGAATGGTTTCGAGTGGCAGCCCAACCTAATTCCAATGTAAAAACCTTGGATGATTTTGTTACTGATCTTGCGGATACCTCACTACCTGTTCTGCGCAAGGTCGTCAACATGACAGATAACAGT GGCAACACCGTTCTACATTATGCGATATCCCATAATAATATGAGAATAGTTGAAACACTGCTCAGGATAGAGGAATTGGACGTAAATAAACTGAACCATGCCGGTTACACGGCTGCAATGCTGGGTTCTTTATGTCATGTAGAAAGCGAGGCAGacatgaaaatttttaaacaactttttgag aaATCAAACATAAACACTCACGCAAAAGAAGCTGGACAGACTGCTCTCATGTTGGCAGTGAGTCATGGGCGATACAAGACCACAAAACTTCTAATTGATTGTGGGGCAGAAGTTAATGCACGAGATAATGATGGTTCTACTCCATTAATGTGCGCAGTTGAGCATGGGCAAATTGAGATAGTCAAACTGTTACTCAATCATCCTATGTGTGATGCTGCAGCAAAAGATtct GATGGCAGCACAGCAATGAACATAGCAATGGATGCTGGTCATCGGGAAATTGCAATTCTCCTGTATGCTCAACTCAACTTTAAACCCAACTCG CGCTCAAGACCAAGGGTTGACGGGGCAAAACAGAAGTCAAG TCCAGTTCATCGAAAAACGAAATCATAA